A part of Deinococcus carri genomic DNA contains:
- a CDS encoding ABC transporter ATP-binding protein: MAEGQVPESTTIVASAVPGGGAQAVQEGILRKVGASLLELKDIHTYYGHIHALKGLNMTVNTGEIVALIGGNGAGKTTTLRTISGMMKPRTGTVVYDGQNVTGLPSYTIMPRGMSHVPEGRRIFPQLTVRENLEVGAYTVTNRRVIEERIQEAFALFPRLKERETQLGGTMSGGEQQMLAIARALMVDPRLLLLDEPSMGLSPLFVEAIFDIVERLNRERGTTILLVEQNASMALAIADRAYVLQTGEIKLSGPAADIARDESVRKAYLGDE, from the coding sequence ATGGCTGAGGGGCAGGTTCCGGAAAGCACAACCATCGTGGCGAGCGCCGTGCCGGGGGGCGGGGCGCAGGCGGTGCAGGAAGGTATTCTCCGCAAGGTGGGCGCTTCCCTGCTGGAACTGAAGGATATCCACACCTACTACGGCCACATCCACGCCCTCAAGGGCCTGAACATGACCGTCAACACGGGCGAGATTGTGGCCCTGATCGGCGGCAACGGGGCGGGCAAGACCACCACCTTGCGGACCATCAGCGGCATGATGAAGCCGCGCACGGGCACGGTGGTCTATGACGGCCAGAACGTGACTGGGCTGCCGTCCTACACCATCATGCCGCGCGGCATGAGCCACGTGCCGGAGGGCCGCCGCATCTTTCCGCAGCTCACCGTGCGCGAGAACCTGGAGGTGGGGGCGTATACCGTCACCAATCGCCGCGTGATCGAGGAACGCATTCAGGAGGCCTTTGCGCTGTTTCCCCGCCTCAAGGAGCGCGAGACGCAGCTCGGCGGCACCATGTCGGGCGGCGAGCAGCAGATGCTGGCGATTGCCCGCGCCCTGATGGTCGATCCCCGGCTGCTGCTGCTGGACGAACCCAGCATGGGCCTGTCGCCCCTGTTCGTCGAGGCGATCTTCGACATCGTGGAGCGGCTCAACCGCGAGCGCGGCACCACTATCCTGCTGGTGGAGCAGAACGCCAGCATGGCCCTGGCAATCGCCGACCGCGCCTACGTGCTGCAAACCGGCGAGATCAAGCTCAGCGGCCCCGCCGCCGACATCGCCCGCGACGAGAGCGTGCGCAAGGCGTACCTGGGCGACGAGTAA
- a CDS encoding ABC transporter ATP-binding protein, whose amino-acid sequence MSALLDVQHLTKTFGGLTAVNDVTFQVPERSIISVIGPNGAGKTTFFNLITGIYAPDQGNITLAGQSLVGLRPDQVVSAGIARTFQNIRLFPSMTAEENIMLGRGTRLKTGFWDAVLRNGTFRRDEDNAHETAEVLLDFVGLSRWRDELSTNLPYGDQRKLEIARALATTPKLILLDEPAAGMNPRETEDLKALIRRIRDDLGVTVVLIEHDMRLVMTLSENITVLNYGSKLSEGLPHQVRNDPQVMEAYLGRGAAAGEYGKEARHHG is encoded by the coding sequence ATGAGCGCCCTTCTCGACGTGCAGCACCTCACCAAGACCTTTGGCGGCCTGACCGCCGTGAACGACGTGACCTTTCAGGTGCCCGAGCGCAGCATCATCAGCGTGATCGGGCCGAACGGGGCGGGCAAGACGACCTTCTTCAATCTGATTACCGGCATCTATGCCCCCGATCAGGGCAATATCACGCTGGCCGGGCAGAGCCTGGTGGGGCTGAGGCCCGATCAGGTGGTCAGCGCCGGCATCGCGCGCACCTTTCAGAACATCCGCCTGTTTCCCAGCATGACCGCCGAGGAGAACATCATGCTGGGGCGCGGCACCCGCCTGAAGACCGGCTTCTGGGACGCGGTGCTGCGCAACGGCACCTTCCGGCGCGACGAGGACAACGCGCACGAGACGGCAGAGGTGCTGCTGGACTTCGTGGGCCTGAGCCGGTGGCGCGACGAACTCTCCACCAACCTCCCCTACGGCGATCAGCGCAAGCTGGAGATTGCCCGCGCCCTGGCGACCACGCCCAAGCTGATCCTGCTGGACGAACCCGCCGCCGGGATGAACCCGCGCGAAACCGAGGACCTCAAGGCCCTGATCCGGCGCATCCGCGACGACTTGGGCGTGACGGTGGTCCTGATCGAACACGACATGCGCCTGGTGATGACCCTGTCGGAAAACATCACGGTGCTGAACTACGGCAGCAAGCTCAGCGAGGGCCTTCCCCATCAGGTCCGCAACGACCCACAGGTGATGGAAGCCTACCTGGGGCGCGGCGCGGCGGCGGGCGAGTACGGCAAGGAGGCAAGGCACCATGGCTGA
- a CDS encoding branched-chain amino acid ABC transporter permease, with product MTSLSASPRGQAGDRTLPLLAYTAVTALLLIFLRGQVADGPARLLQPVLFGAFLLSLLFAYQWRAAGWAKTLVFAAGIGFVLPFMGRDNTSYFDLVIQMLIFAALALGLNIVVGLAGLLDLGYIAFFAVGAYLWGVFGSPQFGTVTGNAAFAGGVNPHLFWLFIPLAVLAAALVGVLIGLPVLKLKGDYLAIVTLGLGEVVRIFANNLGVTNGPQGIDAIQSAPVPWLNALARNLGFSEDQYRLFFLYLLVLVVIAIVILVNYRLDRSKIGRAWIAIREDEIAAQAMGVPLLRTKLLAFATGASFAGAMGVLFAAKQNFIDPKSFDYFQSIGVLSMVILGGMGNIAGVFLGAVVVTLLNLMVLPTLSEVLQQSFPNLNQNLDPSKYQRLIFGLVLVLMMLYRPEGLLPSARRKAEMHADEPAPDSIAEQNALEGDTGSEVYSPGLSTIKENDRTGSER from the coding sequence ATGACCAGCCTTTCTGCATCTCCACGCGGCCAGGCGGGCGACCGCACCCTGCCGCTGCTGGCCTACACCGCTGTCACGGCGCTGCTGCTGATCTTCCTGCGCGGCCAGGTGGCCGACGGTCCGGCCCGGCTGCTGCAACCGGTGCTGTTCGGGGCCTTTTTGCTGTCCCTGCTGTTCGCCTACCAGTGGCGCGCGGCGGGCTGGGCCAAGACACTGGTCTTCGCCGCCGGCATCGGCTTCGTGCTGCCCTTCATGGGCCGTGACAACACGTCCTATTTCGATCTGGTCATCCAGATGCTGATCTTCGCGGCGCTCGCGCTGGGCCTCAACATCGTGGTGGGGCTGGCAGGACTGCTGGACCTGGGGTATATCGCCTTTTTCGCGGTGGGAGCGTACCTGTGGGGAGTCTTCGGCAGTCCACAGTTCGGGACCGTCACGGGCAACGCCGCTTTTGCTGGTGGCGTCAACCCGCACCTGTTCTGGCTCTTTATTCCGCTGGCGGTGCTGGCAGCGGCGCTAGTGGGCGTGCTGATCGGCCTGCCAGTGCTGAAGCTCAAAGGGGACTACCTCGCCATCGTGACGCTGGGCCTGGGCGAGGTGGTGCGCATCTTCGCCAACAACCTGGGCGTGACCAACGGGCCGCAGGGCATCGACGCCATCCAGAGCGCTCCGGTGCCCTGGCTGAACGCGCTGGCCCGCAACCTGGGCTTTTCGGAAGACCAGTACCGCCTGTTTTTCCTGTACCTGCTGGTGCTGGTCGTGATCGCCATCGTGATTCTGGTGAACTACCGCCTCGACCGCTCCAAGATCGGGCGGGCCTGGATCGCCATCCGCGAGGACGAGATCGCGGCGCAGGCGATGGGTGTGCCGCTGCTGCGAACCAAGCTGCTGGCCTTTGCGACCGGCGCGAGCTTTGCCGGGGCGATGGGGGTGCTGTTCGCGGCCAAGCAGAACTTCATCGACCCCAAGAGCTTCGACTACTTCCAGTCGATCGGCGTGCTGAGCATGGTGATTCTGGGCGGCATGGGCAACATCGCCGGGGTGTTCCTGGGCGCGGTGGTGGTCACGCTGCTGAACCTGATGGTGCTGCCCACCCTCTCGGAGGTCCTCCAGCAGAGCTTCCCCAACCTGAACCAGAACCTCGACCCCAGCAAGTACCAGCGCCTGATCTTCGGGCTGGTGCTGGTGCTGATGATGCTCTACCGCCCTGAAGGGCTGCTGCCCAGTGCCCGGCGCAAGGCCGAGATGCACGCGGACGAACCCGCCCCCGACAGCATCGCAGAGCAGAACGCGCTGGAGGGCGACACCGGGAGCGAGGTGTACTCGCCGGGCCTGAGTACCATCAAGGAAAACGACCGGACAGGAAGTGAACGATGA
- a CDS encoding branched-chain amino acid ABC transporter permease encodes MDFQTVGNILLQVLVGGLSLGVLYAIVALGYTLVYGVLQLINFAHSEVFITGGIVAYLVFSGLQGAAMNGYLKLLLAGLAAMAVSGLLNVLIERLAYRPLRGAQRLVPLITAIGVSLVLQDLLRFLVGLRGQFDLSVPLPQGFANPITSVLGVNVSNLNLQVKDIILIVVAALMLVGLNLLVNHTRLGRAIRAVAHDRQTSGLMGIDANRIISLTFLIGGALGGLGGVMFAMKYQALNAYSGTVPGLKAFTAAVLGGIGSIPGAVVGGLVLGWLETLLGVISLFSAIPGLSWLGAIKAEYKDIGAFLALILILFLKPAGLLGRATTEKV; translated from the coding sequence ATGGATTTTCAGACGGTCGGTAACATTCTGCTTCAGGTGCTGGTGGGTGGCCTGAGTCTTGGCGTGCTGTACGCCATCGTCGCGCTGGGCTATACGCTGGTGTACGGCGTGCTGCAACTTATCAATTTTGCCCACAGTGAGGTGTTTATCACCGGGGGCATCGTCGCCTATCTGGTGTTCTCCGGGCTTCAGGGGGCCGCCATGAACGGGTACCTGAAGCTGCTGCTCGCGGGGCTGGCGGCGATGGCAGTCTCGGGGCTGCTGAACGTGCTGATCGAGCGCCTGGCCTACCGGCCCTTGCGCGGCGCACAGCGCCTGGTGCCGCTGATCACGGCCATCGGCGTGTCGCTGGTCTTGCAGGACCTGCTGCGCTTCCTGGTGGGCCTGCGCGGGCAGTTCGACCTGAGCGTGCCGCTGCCGCAGGGCTTTGCCAACCCCATCACGTCGGTGCTGGGCGTGAATGTCAGCAACCTCAACCTCCAGGTCAAGGACATCATCCTGATCGTGGTGGCGGCGCTGATGCTGGTCGGCCTGAACCTGCTGGTGAACCACACCCGGCTGGGCCGCGCAATTCGCGCCGTCGCCCACGACCGCCAGACCTCGGGGCTGATGGGCATCGACGCCAACCGCATCATCAGCCTGACCTTTCTGATCGGCGGGGCGCTGGGCGGACTGGGCGGCGTGATGTTCGCCATGAAGTACCAGGCGCTCAACGCCTACAGCGGCACGGTGCCGGGTCTCAAGGCCTTTACGGCGGCGGTGCTGGGCGGCATCGGCAGCATTCCCGGCGCGGTGGTGGGCGGGCTGGTGCTGGGGTGGCTGGAGACGCTGCTGGGCGTGATCAGCCTCTTCAGCGCGATTCCCGGCCTGAGCTGGCTGGGGGCCATCAAGGCCGAGTACAAGGACATCGGTGCCTTCCTGGCCCTGATCCTGATTCTGTTCCTCAAGCCCGCGGGCCTGCTGGGCCGGGCCACCACGGAGAAGGTGTAA
- a CDS encoding branched-chain amino acid ABC transporter substrate-binding protein: MKKTALSLSVLAALALGSAHAATVVKVATISPLSGSSSNLGLQIKNGTQLAINEMKDEFAKLGMTLQLVAYDDQADPATGTAAARRVAADRSILGVVGTLNSGVAIPASAVLAPSHVVMVSPSNTNEKVTDRGLKNMNRVCARDDAQGPAGGNFVTNTLKAKRVYVLNDKTPYGQGLSDQAEKEMKDNGATIVQSEGVAAEERDFTAIITKIQALKPDAIYFGGLYGQVGPFVKQLRDKGIQTPVIGGDGYDSDDLVKLAGTGATNIYFTTVAPPVDAVPAAKLLAGNYQKTFGSNIQGYGVMSYDAARVVLLGILNAAKANGNKVPSRTQVETSVRNGSYNLLTGPVKFDKNGDRMAAKMYVIAVKDGKRSTAGTVSVTRK; this comes from the coding sequence ATGAAGAAAACCGCCCTGAGCCTTTCCGTCTTGGCCGCTCTCGCGCTGGGCAGTGCCCACGCCGCCACCGTCGTCAAGGTCGCCACCATCAGCCCGCTGTCGGGTAGCAGCAGCAACCTGGGCCTCCAGATCAAGAACGGCACCCAGCTCGCCATCAACGAGATGAAGGACGAGTTCGCCAAGCTGGGCATGACCCTCCAGCTCGTCGCCTACGACGACCAGGCCGACCCGGCCACCGGGACCGCCGCCGCCCGCCGCGTCGCCGCGGACCGCTCCATCCTAGGCGTGGTGGGCACCCTGAACAGCGGTGTGGCGATTCCCGCCAGCGCGGTGCTCGCGCCCAGCCACGTGGTGATGGTCAGCCCGTCCAACACCAACGAAAAGGTCACCGACCGCGGCCTGAAGAACATGAACCGCGTGTGCGCCCGCGACGACGCCCAGGGACCGGCGGGCGGGAACTTCGTGACCAACACGCTCAAGGCCAAGCGCGTGTACGTGCTGAACGACAAGACCCCCTACGGGCAGGGGCTGTCCGACCAGGCCGAGAAGGAGATGAAGGACAACGGGGCCACCATCGTGCAGAGCGAGGGTGTGGCCGCCGAGGAGCGCGACTTCACCGCCATCATCACCAAGATCCAGGCCCTCAAGCCCGACGCCATCTACTTCGGTGGTCTGTACGGCCAGGTCGGTCCCTTCGTCAAGCAGCTCCGCGACAAGGGCATCCAGACCCCCGTCATCGGCGGCGACGGCTACGACAGTGACGACCTGGTGAAGCTGGCCGGGACCGGGGCCACCAACATCTACTTCACCACCGTTGCGCCGCCCGTGGACGCCGTGCCTGCCGCCAAGCTGCTGGCCGGCAACTACCAGAAGACCTTCGGCAGCAACATCCAGGGCTACGGCGTGATGAGCTATGACGCCGCCCGCGTGGTGCTGCTGGGCATCCTGAACGCCGCCAAGGCCAACGGGAACAAGGTCCCCTCCCGCACCCAGGTCGAGACGTCTGTTCGCAACGGCAGCTACAACCTGCTGACCGGCCCGGTCAAGTTCGACAAGAACGGCGACCGCATGGCGGCCAAGATGTACGTGATCGCCGTCAAGGACGGTAAGCGCAGCACCGCGGGCACCGTCAGCGTCACGCGCAAGTAA
- the glnA gene encoding type I glutamate--ammonia ligase, with product MTLNPNPTPTPEALLATLDAENVAFLRLQFTDILGTTKNVEVPRSQFEKALRGDVTFDGSAVEGFTRVEESDMLLSPDLSTFLIYPPFSPEDAASGRIARLICDVTLPDGTPFEGDPRFVLKRQVERARALGFEMFVGTEPEFFLFERTPAGVGSTVTHDRAGYFDLAPIDKGERIRREITQRLVQMGFEIEAAHHEVAPGQHEIDFRYAPALETADRIATFKFVVKRVALEHGLLASFLPKPIAGVNGSGMHCHLSLFREGQNAFADPGGEHGLSDTARHFIAGVLEHAGGMTAITNPLVNSYKRLVPGYEAPVNVAWSTSNRTALIRIPAKRGHSTRAEVRMPDPSCNPYLALAVLLAAGLDGLAQKMEPPPAIARNIFRMTVREKRHHRIRELPADLREAVDELEKDPVVAGALGEHVMEHFVAAKRAEWRDYSTTVHPWELERALDLI from the coding sequence ATGACCCTCAACCCTAACCCCACACCCACCCCCGAGGCTCTGCTCGCCACCCTCGACGCCGAGAACGTGGCCTTCCTGCGCCTGCAATTCACCGACATCCTAGGCACCACCAAGAACGTCGAGGTGCCGCGCTCGCAGTTCGAGAAGGCGCTGCGCGGTGACGTGACCTTCGACGGCAGCGCCGTGGAGGGCTTCACCCGCGTCGAGGAGAGCGACATGCTGCTCTCGCCCGACCTCTCCACCTTCCTGATCTATCCGCCCTTCTCGCCCGAGGACGCCGCCAGTGGCCGCATTGCCCGGCTGATCTGCGACGTGACGCTGCCGGACGGCACGCCCTTCGAGGGCGACCCCCGTTTCGTGCTGAAGCGGCAGGTGGAACGTGCCCGCGCACTGGGCTTCGAGATGTTTGTCGGCACCGAACCTGAGTTCTTCCTGTTCGAGCGCACGCCGGCGGGGGTGGGCAGCACCGTCACCCACGACCGCGCCGGGTACTTCGACCTGGCCCCCATCGACAAGGGCGAGCGCATCCGCCGCGAGATCACGCAGCGGCTGGTGCAGATGGGCTTCGAGATCGAGGCCGCCCACCACGAGGTCGCGCCCGGACAGCACGAGATAGACTTCCGCTACGCGCCCGCGCTGGAAACCGCCGACCGCATCGCCACCTTCAAGTTCGTGGTCAAGCGGGTGGCGCTGGAACACGGCCTGCTGGCGAGCTTCCTGCCCAAGCCCATTGCGGGGGTGAACGGCTCGGGGATGCACTGCCACCTCAGCCTCTTTCGGGAGGGGCAGAACGCCTTTGCCGACCCGGGGGGCGAACACGGCCTCTCGGACACGGCGCGGCACTTTATCGCGGGGGTGCTGGAACATGCGGGCGGCATGACGGCCATCACCAATCCGCTGGTAAACAGCTACAAGCGGCTGGTGCCGGGCTACGAGGCCCCGGTCAACGTGGCCTGGAGCACCAGCAACCGCACCGCCCTGATTCGCATTCCCGCCAAGCGCGGCCACTCCACCCGCGCCGAGGTGCGGATGCCCGACCCCAGTTGCAACCCCTACCTGGCGCTGGCCGTGCTGCTGGCCGCCGGACTGGACGGGCTGGCGCAGAAGATGGAGCCGCCGCCCGCCATCGCCCGCAACATCTTCCGCATGACCGTGCGCGAGAAGCGCCACCACCGCATCCGCGAACTGCCCGCCGACCTGCGCGAGGCCGTGGACGAACTGGAAAAGGACCCGGTGGTGGCGGGCGCACTGGGCGAACATGTGATGGAGCATTTCGTGGCCGCCAAGCGGGCCGAGTGGCGCGACTACAGCACCACGGTTCACCCCTGGGAACTGGAACGCGCACTGGACCTGATCTGA
- a CDS encoding glutamine synthetase III has product MNHDFDVMSAARNWRVDAPAPTPPAQVVGELFASDVLTLEELKTRLSKADYRSLRGTVERGERLNPAIAETVALAMKTWAMERGATHYTHWFQPLTGATAEKHDSFLSPNGDGLAMATFSGKELIQAEPDASSFPSGGLRATFEARGYTAWDPSSPAFIMRHANGATLCIPTVFAAWTGEALDNKTPLLRSTEALNRVVTPALHLFGASAGTRVGSSMGVEQEYFLIAEEYFYRRPDLVMTGRTLFGAQPPRGQELEDHYFGAIPDRVLSFMTDAELQLYALGIPVKTRHNEVAPGQFEIAPIYEDSNVAADHQQLIMQVLRNTARKYGLVCLLHEKPFAGVNGSGKHCNWSMATDAGENLLEPGDTPHENLQFLFFCAAVLRAVDEHQDLLRISVASASNDHRLGANEAPPAIISIFLGSELTDILDRIDSGEGGRGTAAGLLGLGSSVLPPIPRHAGDRNRTSPFAFTGNKFEFRAAGSSQSISFPVTVLNTIVADAVQSLTAELKARLEGGMDLDSAVGELVRDTYRQHRRIVFNGDGYSAEWHHEAEHGRGLLNLRTSLDAIPHLTDPKNVDLFGRFGVLSERELAARQEIMYDIYFKTVNIEGETTEYIAQTIILPAAADYLGDLGAVRIASRAVEATAREVCQLTDELYDALQALREQNRTLGGDEMHDKAHHVRDHVLPAMREVRQAADRLEKVVADKHWPLPTYRQMLFVK; this is encoded by the coding sequence ATGAACCACGACTTTGACGTGATGTCCGCCGCGCGCAACTGGCGCGTCGATGCCCCCGCGCCCACGCCTCCCGCCCAGGTGGTCGGGGAACTGTTCGCCAGCGACGTGCTGACCCTGGAGGAACTCAAGACCCGCCTCTCCAAGGCCGACTACCGCAGCCTGCGCGGCACGGTGGAACGCGGCGAGCGGCTGAACCCGGCGATTGCCGAGACGGTCGCCCTCGCCATGAAAACCTGGGCGATGGAGCGGGGCGCGACGCACTACACGCACTGGTTCCAGCCGCTGACCGGCGCGACCGCCGAGAAGCACGATTCCTTCCTGTCGCCCAACGGGGACGGCCTGGCGATGGCGACCTTCAGTGGCAAGGAACTGATCCAGGCCGAACCCGACGCCTCGTCCTTCCCGTCGGGGGGCCTGCGTGCGACCTTCGAGGCGCGCGGCTACACCGCCTGGGACCCCAGCAGCCCGGCCTTTATCATGCGCCACGCCAACGGCGCGACCCTGTGCATCCCGACCGTTTTCGCCGCCTGGACAGGGGAGGCGCTCGACAACAAGACGCCGCTGCTGCGCTCGACCGAGGCGCTCAACCGGGTCGTCACGCCCGCGCTGCACCTGTTCGGGGCCTCGGCGGGCACGCGCGTGGGCAGCAGCATGGGTGTGGAGCAGGAATACTTCCTGATCGCGGAGGAGTACTTCTACCGCCGCCCCGACCTGGTGATGACGGGCCGGACCCTCTTCGGCGCGCAGCCGCCGCGCGGGCAGGAACTGGAAGACCACTACTTCGGCGCGATTCCCGACCGGGTGCTGAGCTTCATGACCGACGCCGAGCTGCAACTGTACGCCCTGGGCATTCCGGTTAAGACCCGCCACAACGAGGTCGCCCCCGGCCAGTTCGAGATTGCGCCCATCTACGAGGACAGCAACGTGGCCGCCGACCACCAGCAGCTGATCATGCAAGTTCTCCGCAACACCGCGCGCAAGTACGGCCTGGTCTGTCTGCTGCACGAGAAACCCTTCGCGGGTGTGAACGGCTCGGGCAAGCACTGCAACTGGAGCATGGCCACCGACGCGGGCGAAAACCTGCTGGAACCCGGCGACACCCCGCACGAGAACCTGCAATTCCTGTTCTTCTGCGCGGCGGTCCTGCGGGCCGTGGACGAGCATCAGGACCTGCTGCGTATTTCGGTCGCCAGCGCCAGCAACGACCACCGCCTCGGCGCGAACGAGGCCCCGCCCGCGATCATCTCCATCTTCCTGGGCAGCGAGCTGACCGACATCCTCGACCGCATCGATAGCGGCGAGGGGGGGCGCGGGACCGCCGCGGGGCTGCTGGGCCTCGGCTCCAGCGTGCTGCCGCCCATCCCGCGTCATGCCGGGGACCGCAACCGCACCAGTCCCTTTGCCTTTACCGGGAACAAGTTCGAGTTTCGCGCGGCGGGCAGCAGCCAGAGCATCAGCTTCCCGGTCACGGTGCTGAACACCATCGTTGCGGACGCCGTGCAGAGCCTGACCGCCGAGCTGAAGGCGCGGCTGGAGGGCGGCATGGACCTCGACTCGGCGGTGGGCGAACTGGTGCGCGACACCTACCGCCAGCACCGGCGCATCGTCTTCAACGGCGACGGCTACAGCGCCGAGTGGCACCACGAGGCTGAACACGGGCGCGGCCTGCTGAACCTGCGCACCAGCCTGGACGCCATTCCCCACCTGACCGACCCCAAGAATGTCGATCTGTTCGGGAGGTTCGGCGTGCTGTCGGAGCGCGAACTCGCGGCCCGGCAGGAAATCATGTACGACATCTACTTCAAGACGGTCAACATCGAGGGCGAGACGACCGAGTACATCGCCCAGACGATCATTCTGCCCGCCGCCGCCGATTACCTGGGCGACCTCGGTGCCGTCCGGATCGCCAGCCGCGCCGTGGAGGCCACCGCCCGCGAGGTCTGCCAGCTCACCGACGAGCTGTACGACGCCCTCCAGGCCCTGCGCGAGCAGAACCGGACGCTGGGCGGCGACGAGATGCACGACAAGGCCCACCACGTCCGCGACCACGTGTTGCCCGCCATGCGTGAGGTGCGCCAGGCTGCCGATCGGCTGGAAAAGGTGGTGGCCGACAAGCACTGGCCGCTGCCGACGTACCGGCAGATGCTGTTCGTGAAGTGA
- a CDS encoding AAC(3) family N-acetyltransferase — protein MLNLLRKTPVTPADLDAGLAELGLDGSQHVIVHASLKAFGQLEGGARTVVETLVGRAATVVAPAFTYGTLLRSATAPVHARFHRDSRVSRDIGRVPQELVERRDAVRSFHPTLSFIARGAEAERVTAAQTLASPYQPVGALYDLDGHALLMGVDFDSNTTVHYGEHVAGMPLLTRYVPLEGQVLPTAFPNCSADFARLEPHVRGQSVKVGAATLRLYRVRDLVDETVRLLTQDPEALLCTYPGCRCQEVRRLVRQQGLTPRPHRLVPA, from the coding sequence GTGCTGAACCTGCTCCGCAAAACGCCCGTCACGCCCGCCGACCTGGACGCGGGGCTGGCCGAACTGGGGTTGGACGGCTCGCAGCATGTCATCGTCCACGCGAGCCTCAAGGCCTTCGGGCAACTGGAGGGCGGGGCGCGGACGGTGGTGGAGACGCTGGTGGGGCGGGCGGCGACGGTGGTGGCCCCGGCCTTTACCTACGGCACGCTGCTGCGGTCGGCCACGGCCCCGGTCCACGCCCGCTTTCACCGCGACTCGCGGGTGAGCCGCGACATCGGGCGCGTGCCGCAGGAACTGGTGGAGCGCCGGGACGCCGTGCGGAGTTTTCACCCCACCCTCAGCTTCATCGCGCGGGGGGCGGAGGCGGAGCGGGTGACGGCGGCCCAGACCCTTGCCAGCCCGTACCAGCCGGTCGGTGCCCTGTACGACCTGGACGGCCACGCCCTGCTGATGGGGGTGGACTTCGACAGCAACACGACCGTCCACTATGGCGAACACGTGGCGGGGATGCCCCTGCTCACGCGCTACGTGCCGCTGGAGGGGCAGGTGCTGCCCACCGCCTTCCCCAACTGCTCGGCGGATTTCGCGCGGCTGGAACCCCACGTGCGCGGCCAGTCGGTCAAGGTCGGCGCGGCCACCCTGCGGCTGTACCGGGTGCGCGACCTGGTGGACGAAACCGTGCGCCTGCTGACCCAGGACCCGGAGGCGCTGCTCTGCACCTACCCCGGCTGCCGCTGCCAGGAGGTCCGCCGGCTGGTGCGCCAGCAGGGCCTGACCCCCCGGCCCCACCGCCTCGTGCCCGCATGA
- a CDS encoding alanyl-tRNA editing protein, giving the protein MTRPLYHEAPTALTFTATVTAVREGAVALDATAFYPEGGGQNGDTGVLRWPGGEMPVLDTRKDKPSGTVWHEVEGEVPPVGTPVTGEVDAARRWRHMARHSAEHLLAQAFHRVNPAFRVAAVSMRNAEITLDLEGEPTEADVRAAEALLRGTLARRELTLDTPTVPETELPHYPLRRETKVRGDVRLVIFRDAEGTPFDVSACGGTHVPRASLAAPVVVLRTERIRSGLTRVFFMAGEEAGEYLADVYRQARTLAQGFSTSVADLPGRVSALVAERDALKAEAAALRDHLARALAEAAPLEEVAGVPLRVLTLGDAALLPGALSATPAGEVRVALAPEGRCGIGSGRADVPAGALLGAVLKVTGGKGGGRPTLAQGTTAQPDEFMQAVRAEVAALLPTV; this is encoded by the coding sequence ATGACCCGCCCCCTCTATCACGAGGCCCCCACCGCCCTGACTTTCACGGCCACCGTCACAGCCGTCCGGGAGGGCGCGGTGGCCCTGGACGCGACCGCCTTTTACCCGGAGGGCGGCGGCCAGAACGGGGACACGGGGGTGCTGCGCTGGCCCGGCGGTGAGATGCCGGTTCTGGACACCCGCAAGGACAAACCCAGCGGCACCGTCTGGCATGAGGTGGAAGGGGAGGTGCCCCCGGTGGGGACCCCCGTGACGGGGGAGGTGGACGCGGCGCGGCGCTGGCGGCACATGGCCCGGCACAGCGCCGAGCATCTGCTGGCGCAGGCCTTCCACCGCGTGAACCCGGCCTTCCGGGTGGCGGCGGTCAGCATGAGGAACGCCGAAATCACCCTGGACCTGGAGGGCGAACCGACGGAAGCCGATGTGCGCGCCGCCGAGGCGCTGCTGCGGGGGACGCTCGCCCGCCGCGAGCTGACGCTGGACACGCCCACCGTCCCCGAAACGGAACTGCCCCACTACCCCCTGCGCCGGGAGACGAAGGTGCGCGGCGACGTGCGGCTGGTCATCTTCCGGGACGCGGAGGGCACCCCCTTCGACGTGAGTGCCTGCGGCGGCACCCATGTCCCCCGCGCCAGCCTGGCCGCCCCGGTGGTCGTGCTGCGGACCGAGCGGATTCGGAGTGGCCTGACCCGCGTGTTTTTCATGGCGGGGGAGGAGGCGGGCGAGTACCTCGCGGACGTCTACCGCCAGGCCCGCACCCTGGCCCAGGGCTTCAGCACCTCGGTCGCGGACCTGCCGGGGCGGGTGTCCGCCCTGGTGGCCGAGCGGGACGCGCTGAAGGCCGAGGCCGCCGCCCTGCGTGACCACCTCGCGCGTGCCCTGGCAGAGGCTGCCCCGCTGGAGGAGGTGGCCGGGGTGCCCCTGCGCGTCCTGACCCTGGGCGACGCGGCCCTGCTTCCCGGTGCCCTGAGCGCCACGCCGGCAGGGGAGGTGCGGGTGGCCCTCGCCCCGGAGGGCCGCTGCGGCATCGGCAGTGGGCGGGCGGATGTTCCCGCCGGGGCACTGCTGGGTGCGGTCCTGAAGGTCACGGGGGGCAAGGGCGGTGGGCGGCCCACACTCGCGCAGGGCACCACGGCACAGCCTGACGAGTTCATGCAGGCTGTGCGCGCGGAGGTCGCAGCCCTGCTGCCCACCGTCTAA